The Agaribacterium sp. ZY112 genome includes the window CTTATGGAGTAGTGCTTACGCATTAGCCACACCATGAGGAACGTGCCCCGTTGCAACGTGTTGCTGAGCAGACTCGCAATGGCTTGGCTGATCATCAAAAAAGACATCCGCACCATAGGCTTTTAAAAAGGCCCCTTTATCCATGCCCCCTAAAAATAAACTTTCATCAATACGAATATTCCAAGCTCTAAGCGTACGTATTACACGCTCATGTGCAGGAGCTGAACGAGCCGTTACCAACGCTGTGCGAATGGGGCATTGATCTTCGGCAAACTCGCCTTGTAGGTTCTGTAAAGCGGCAAGAAACGATTTAAAAGGGCCTCCCGACAAGGGTTTTTTCGCCGCTGCCACTTCACTTGCAGTAAAAGCCTGTAAACCTTCATTTTTATATATTTTCTCAGCTTCATCAGAGAACAGCACAGCATCGCCATCAAAAGCAAAACGCAGCTCTGGTGATTCGAGGTTTTCTTTATTAGAGGGCATCAAGGTCGCGGCGGCGATACCATGGCTCAAAGCATGGCGTACATCATCAGCATTGGTAGATAAAAATAAATGGCAATTAAAGGGAGCTATATAGCGATAAGGACTCTGCCCCCCAGTAAAAGCGGCACGAGTGATCGACAAGTCGTAATGTTTAATGGAGTTAAACACCCGTAGACCCGTATCGGCACTGTTACGCGAGAGCAGAATAACCTCCACACGCTCCGGTCCTTCTATTAAGTCATTAATGCTCAATAATTTTTTGACCATATGAAAGGCATCACCCGGCTCAAGCACTTTTTCCTCGCGCTCAATTTGGTAACGACTATAGGCCTCAAGACCATCTGACTCAAACACCTTATGGCTGTTATCCAAATTAAACAGAGCCCGGGAAGATATAGCTACCACTAACTTTTCATGCATCAATAAATACTCTTAAGCTTATCTACGAGATGGTATCCATTAGCTGAGCTGCCTGTGGAAATACCCCAAATGCCCCACCTGTATGAACAAAGACAATATCTTCATAATCGGCCAACTGCCCCTGCTCTAACAAAGACAATAAACCATGCATCGCTTTACCGGTATATACAGGGTCCAATAAAACTGCCTCTTCTCTAGCCAGCTCAGCCATGCGCTGATACAGCTTGCTATACCCCAGGGCGTAACCGGGGCCAATAAAATCCGCATTCACCTGAATACTCAGTTCATTTATCAGCGTTTCACGCTCCACCGCACTTAAGCCACTTTGCTGGGCAGCCTCATTAATATCCGCCGCCACCTTCTTTTGAAAATAAGCTTCAGAATCACAGACTGCCATACCCAACACCTGAGTGGGCACATGCAGTTCATGAAAACCAAGCGTTAAGCCTGCTTGAGTACCACCTGAGCCACTTGCACAGACGACTAAGTCAGGGTTAAAGCCTTGCCCCTGACACTGCTCCAAAATTTCTTTTGCAGCATTAACGTAACCCCACACGCCTTTACCGTTGCTGCCCCCAGTTGGTATTAAATAAGGGCTACGCCCTGCTCGCTCAATTTCTCTGGCTTTTTCTTTAAAGCGGTTATTAAGTTGTTTGGTATACTCTTGCTGCGATAGAAGCTCTATCTGCGCCCCCGTCATGAGACTCAATACGTGGTTGCCCTGCCCTAATGTGGATTGCCCGTTAAGATCTGGATCATCTCTTAAAATCAATTCGCAGCGCAGGCCTAACTCGGCACACGCAAAGGCCGTTGCACGACAGTGATTACTTTGAACACCACCACAAGTGATAACGGTATCACAGCCTTTTTCAATAGCATCAGCAAGTAAAAACTCAAGCTTACGAACCTTATTACCACTTAGAGTCATACCCGTTAGCTCATCTTGTTTGAGCCACAAGCGCTGCCGAGGAAAGCGTCGGCTTAAGGACTGCAATTCACGCAGAGGGCTCGGTAATTGAGCAAGACGAATACGAGGGGGGATATGGCGTAGCATAATAGGCACTGTTCCTTTGTGATAAACAAAGCATAAAACAGCGCGAGCGAAGGGGAAAGCAAAGCTGCACGCTAATTTAAGCGCACAGCTTAAAGCTAATAATTAAATAGCTTTGATCGTACCTTTTGGAAGTACCGCATGAACACTGGCTTTTTGAAATTTAAGCTCAACACTATCTGCAGCTTTAATCGTTACATAGGCTTCATCAACCTCGACGATTTTACCTAATAGGCCGCTACTCATAACCACTTCATCACCTTTACCCAAGGCATCAACTAAGCTCTGATGCTCTTTTTGACGCTTACGCTGAGGACGGATAATCATAAAATACATGAATACAAACAAACCACCTAAAAGCAGAATGTTTAAAAAACCGGCATTGGGGGACGCAGCAGGAGCACTGGCTTGCGCTTGAGCAGCCGCTTCAGCGATGAAAAAACTCATGAGTAACCTCTTGATTAGTATAAAAAATCAGGCGGCAACTCTACTAAAGATGAGCTAAGTAGGCAATCAAGGACTAGCCAAGCTAGCCCTTAAATAGCGAGATTATGCGTAATCCCTGAACACTTTACGGAAAGTGCTTGGTGAAAGCCCCGTCCAGCGTTTAAAGGCATTGGTAAAGCTGGTGCGATCAGAAAAATCCAAAGTCGAGGAGATACGATCTATGGACGTTTGTTGGCGAATCAGATAATCAATAGAAAAGTGAAAACGGACTTTATCGCGTAACTCTGCAAAGCTAATACCTTGCTGCTGTAAACGACGCTGTAAAGTGCGCTTACTCAGGTTTAGCTCTTCTGCAATGTGATCAATACTCAGAGAGCTTTGACCTATGCGACGTTTAAGCACCTCAACCACTTTACCTGAAATACCAAGGCCTTCTGGTAAGTCCGCAGCAGCCTGATACTCA containing:
- a CDS encoding 5'-nucleotidase codes for the protein MHEKLVVAISSRALFNLDNSHKVFESDGLEAYSRYQIEREEKVLEPGDAFHMVKKLLSINDLIEGPERVEVILLSRNSADTGLRVFNSIKHYDLSITRAAFTGGQSPYRYIAPFNCHLFLSTNADDVRHALSHGIAAATLMPSNKENLESPELRFAFDGDAVLFSDEAEKIYKNEGLQAFTASEVAAAKKPLSGGPFKSFLAALQNLQGEFAEDQCPIRTALVTARSAPAHERVIRTLRAWNIRIDESLFLGGMDKGAFLKAYGADVFFDDQPSHCESAQQHVATGHVPHGVANA
- a CDS encoding D-cysteine desulfhydrase family protein: MLRHIPPRIRLAQLPSPLRELQSLSRRFPRQRLWLKQDELTGMTLSGNKVRKLEFLLADAIEKGCDTVITCGGVQSNHCRATAFACAELGLRCELILRDDPDLNGQSTLGQGNHVLSLMTGAQIELLSQQEYTKQLNNRFKEKAREIERAGRSPYLIPTGGSNGKGVWGYVNAAKEILEQCQGQGFNPDLVVCASGSGGTQAGLTLGFHELHVPTQVLGMAVCDSEAYFQKKVAADINEAAQQSGLSAVERETLINELSIQVNADFIGPGYALGYSKLYQRMAELAREEAVLLDPVYTGKAMHGLLSLLEQGQLADYEDIVFVHTGGAFGVFPQAAQLMDTIS
- the yajC gene encoding preprotein translocase subunit YajC; translation: MSFFIAEAAAQAQASAPAASPNAGFLNILLLGGLFVFMYFMIIRPQRKRQKEHQSLVDALGKGDEVVMSSGLLGKIVEVDEAYVTIKAADSVELKFQKASVHAVLPKGTIKAI